One Antennarius striatus isolate MH-2024 chromosome 17, ASM4005453v1, whole genome shotgun sequence genomic window carries:
- the marcksl1a gene encoding MARCKS-related protein 1-A, whose product MGAQFSKGGVAVEGKAVADPAAAKANGQENGHVKTNGDVSAKPEGEVAAADGNGTAEPAKEGEASVGDAIEPAPAAEGEAVKAEGEAAKDGKKKKKFSLKNSFKFKGISLKKSKKGSEEAKEEATSPTAEDKPEENGHAAKETKEETPAAEAKEGEAAEAAAPAGETKAEAEAPPTEAAPAEEAAAAPAEDTTPAASEGEAKAE is encoded by the exons atgggagcCCAGTTTTCCAAGGGTGGAGTAGCTGTTGAGGGGAAAGCCGTCGCCGACCCCGCTGCTGCCAAGGCGAACGGCCAG GAGAACGGCCACGTCAAAACCAACGGAGACGTGTCGGCCAAACCCGAAGGGGAGGTGGCCGCGGCAGATGGGAACGGAACCGCTGAGCCGGCCAAGGAAGGCGAGGCCAGCGTTGGGGACGCCATCGAGCCGGCTCCAGCGGCCGAGGGCGAGGCCGTCAAGGCAGAGGGCGAGGCCGCCAAGGAtggcaaaaagaagaagaagttctccctgaagaactccttcaagTTCAAGGGCATCTCCCTGAAAAAAAGCAAGAAGGGCAGCGAGGAGGCCAAAGAGGAGGCCACCTCCCCGACGGCCGAGGACAAGCCGGAGGAGAACGGCCACGCAGCCaaggagaccaaagaggagacgCCGGCCGCTGAGGCCAAAGAGGGCGAGGCTGCCGAAGCCGCCGCACCTGCAGGAGAGACCAAGGCGGAGGCGGAGGCCCCACCCACAGAGGCTGCTCCTGCCGAGgaggccgccgccgcccccgccGAGGACACGACACCCGCAGCCTCTGAGGGCGAGGCCAAAGCAGAGTGA